One Azospirillum sp. B510 genomic window carries:
- a CDS encoding amidoligase family protein produces MTIPFLLPPLRTTAQGMPRRVGVELEFADLDAPSAAACVHRLFGGSVTVENPHRCLVTGTRLGDFTVELDMRSAHGGKGGAAMLDPLRPLWGNIGSLVMPFEIAAPPVTMDQLPDLEELVVCLRALGAAGTEASPLFAFGLHFNPEVARTDGDHLLDMLKAFLLLAPWLRREIRVDVTRRLSGFIAPFPATYAAKLVDPAYRPDLGGLIDDYLADNPTRNRELDLFPLFAHLARAALNPIPGRLATVLADPHVRPRPTFHYRLPNARLSDPGWSLAADWNRWVTVERLAADRALLDGLGTEYRHAAQARRLEGWAGRIDELLGANPGIHGGATGGAARQAG; encoded by the coding sequence ATGACCATTCCCTTCCTCCTCCCTCCGCTCCGCACCACCGCACAGGGCATGCCGCGCCGCGTGGGGGTGGAGCTCGAGTTCGCCGATCTCGACGCGCCCTCGGCCGCGGCCTGCGTCCACCGGCTGTTCGGCGGCTCGGTGACCGTCGAAAACCCGCACCGCTGTCTGGTGACGGGCACCCGGCTCGGCGACTTCACGGTCGAGCTGGACATGCGCTCCGCCCACGGCGGCAAGGGAGGGGCGGCGATGCTGGATCCCCTGCGCCCGCTGTGGGGCAACATCGGCAGCCTGGTGATGCCCTTCGAGATCGCCGCACCGCCGGTGACGATGGACCAACTGCCGGACCTGGAGGAGCTGGTGGTCTGCCTGCGCGCACTGGGCGCCGCCGGGACCGAGGCCAGCCCGCTGTTCGCCTTCGGCCTGCATTTCAATCCGGAGGTGGCGCGGACCGACGGCGACCACCTGCTGGACATGCTGAAGGCCTTCCTGCTGCTGGCCCCCTGGCTGCGGCGGGAAATCCGGGTCGACGTCACCCGCCGGCTGTCCGGCTTCATCGCTCCCTTCCCGGCCACCTATGCCGCCAAGCTGGTCGATCCCGCCTATCGCCCGGACCTCGGCGGACTGATCGACGATTATCTGGCCGACAACCCCACCCGAAACCGCGAGTTGGACCTGTTCCCGCTGTTCGCCCATCTCGCCCGCGCCGCCCTGAATCCCATTCCCGGCCGTCTGGCGACGGTGCTGGCGGATCCGCATGTCCGGCCACGCCCGACCTTCCATTACCGGCTGCCGAACGCGCGGCTGAGCGATCCCGGCTGGTCGCTCGCCGCCGACTGGAACCGCTGGGTGACGGTGGAGCGGCTGGCCGCCGACCGCGCCCTGCTCGACGGTCTCGGCACCGAGTACCGCCACGCCGCGCAAGCGCGGCGGTTGGAGGGCTGGGCCGGACGCATCGACGAGCTGCTGGGGGCGAATCCCGGCATCCATGGCGGCGCCACAGGCGGCGCCGCCCGTCAGGCCGGCTGA
- a CDS encoding gamma-glutamyl-gamma-aminobutyrate hydrolase family protein: MAALIARSRPLVGLTASVHGSRIAALANRLALWRAGASSVRITADAPFPIDRLDALVVGGGDDIDAALYGESASPQIRIDPERDRLELRALDCAAKVALPVLGICRGSQMINVHRGGSLHVDIHAVYEEAPHMRTVLPRKRIRIEPDSRLYRILGIGECRVNALHHQSVDRVGDGLRIVARERAGIVQGIEAPQEPFLLGVQWHPEYLVADSRQQALFRHLVATAAGTGAGTGAGTAPPPLEDPAEDPPVRRRPARASR, from the coding sequence ATGGCAGCCCTGATCGCCAGGTCGCGGCCGCTGGTCGGCCTCACCGCCTCGGTCCATGGCAGCCGCATCGCCGCCCTGGCCAACCGGCTGGCGCTGTGGCGGGCCGGCGCCTCCTCCGTCCGCATCACCGCCGACGCGCCCTTCCCCATCGACCGGCTGGACGCCCTGGTGGTCGGCGGCGGCGACGACATCGACGCCGCGCTCTATGGCGAGTCGGCCAGTCCGCAAATCCGCATCGATCCGGAGCGCGACCGGCTGGAGCTGCGGGCGCTGGATTGCGCCGCCAAGGTCGCGCTGCCGGTGCTGGGCATCTGCCGCGGATCGCAGATGATCAACGTCCACCGCGGCGGCTCGCTCCACGTCGACATCCACGCGGTGTATGAGGAGGCGCCGCACATGCGCACGGTCCTGCCGCGCAAACGCATCCGGATCGAGCCGGACAGCCGGCTCTACCGCATCCTCGGCATCGGCGAATGCCGGGTGAACGCGCTGCATCACCAGTCGGTGGACCGCGTCGGCGACGGCCTGCGCATCGTCGCCCGCGAGCGCGCCGGCATCGTCCAGGGCATCGAGGCGCCGCAGGAGCCCTTTTTGCTCGGCGTGCAATGGCATCCCGAATATCTGGTCGCCGACAGCCGGCAGCAGGCGCTGTTCCGCCATCTGGTCGCCACGGCGGCCGGCACAGGGGCGGGCACGGGGGCGGGCACCGCGCCCCCGCCCCTGGAGGATCCGGCGGAAGACCCGCCCGTCCGGCGGCGGCCGGCGCGGGCTTCCCGCTGA
- a CDS encoding DedA family protein has product MTEWIIQIVQQFGYLGIFLMLILARVAPPVPAETVVPLAGMGAATGEFNLLLVALAAGLGSAVGELAWYVPARWMGRERFESALRRHGHWLTVKPEQVHRATGWFARRGGVAVLLCQPLPGLRTLISVPAGACGLPMGVFLVYAAIGASLWSLVLACAGYLVRVGFPWIADWMVPGALALFVVLLAAYALRLARHRRGNRRDNRRAGVSPEGG; this is encoded by the coding sequence ATGACCGAGTGGATCATCCAGATCGTTCAGCAGTTCGGCTATCTCGGCATCTTTCTGATGCTGATCCTCGCCCGCGTGGCTCCGCCGGTGCCGGCGGAGACGGTGGTCCCGCTGGCCGGCATGGGGGCGGCGACGGGGGAGTTCAATCTGCTGCTGGTGGCGCTTGCCGCCGGGCTCGGCTCCGCCGTGGGAGAGCTGGCGTGGTATGTCCCGGCCCGCTGGATGGGGCGCGAGCGCTTCGAGTCCGCCTTGCGCCGCCACGGCCACTGGCTGACGGTGAAGCCGGAGCAGGTCCACCGCGCCACCGGCTGGTTCGCCCGGCGTGGTGGCGTCGCCGTGCTGCTGTGCCAGCCGCTGCCGGGATTGCGCACGCTGATCTCGGTTCCCGCCGGGGCCTGCGGGCTGCCGATGGGGGTGTTCCTGGTCTATGCCGCCATCGGGGCCTCGCTATGGTCGCTGGTGCTGGCCTGCGCCGGCTATCTGGTGCGGGTCGGCTTTCCCTGGATCGCCGACTGGATGGTGCCGGGGGCGCTGGCGCTGTTCGTCGTCCTGCTGGCGGCCTATGCGCTGCGGCTGGCCCGCCACCGCCGCGGCAACCGCCGCGACAACCGCCGGGCGGGAGTTTCGCCGGAGGGCGGTTGA